Below is a genomic region from Oncorhynchus keta strain PuntledgeMale-10-30-2019 unplaced genomic scaffold, Oket_V2 Un_contig_2766_pilon_pilon, whole genome shotgun sequence.
AACCTCAGCTTGGTCTATCAGCAGCCTTCTTCTTCATGAGGTCATATACGGATACTGTAATCCCAGCATGCTTTGCTTCAGTCTGCATTCTGTAATGGAATGTTGGTGACTAAACCGACTCTTAGTTCTAGAATCAAAATAACTGCAGTTTGGTAGATAAATACAAATTGAAATGCAGAACACAAATTTCACTCTGAATTCAAATAATCAGAGTTGCTTAGGTTATATTGTAACAATAATGACATTCAGGACCAAATCACTTTTTTCCCTCAATATTTCTGTATATCGATCATTCGTTGAATTAAGGCACACGATGCACAGATTGGGGTTAACTGGCCTAAAAATATGTATACTCATATATTTATAATATGTACAGTATCTTGTCATTACCAGCATGACTCGGTAGGACACATTGGTAGATGTTGGTGTGATTGTACACTTGTCACTCACTGGGAAACTGCAAacacaacactgcctctggaacCAAAATGGCAACCAGAGAACTGAAGATCTAAGATCAGTTACCCTGGAAATGGTTAAGATTAGGTTTGAGAGAGGGTAAGCTGATCCTGCATCTGTACCTTGGGGCAACTATCACACAGAGAGCAGTGTGTGAACTCCCAACGGAGCACAGAGACTAACACTAGTGATGGACATGCAGTTGgcaggtgagacagacagacatgttacaGGACGCCATTTCAAACCTGACAGAACTAAACCCATTGGTGTTGCTTAAAATGTTTACGTCTTTCATTTctgaataaaataaagaaaaccaaACCAAAATCAGCCTGTTGAAGTGGGTTGGATGAAATGTTTCTAAATACCACTCTGCTACATTGAAAGACTGGAGGAAAGGTCTCTGCATCGCCcgtttgtatctgtgtgtctgtgtgagacagGAGAAGAGTGGTATGTGTTGATAGAGGACTCTGATGTCACTGGAGCCTGTTATAACAGTGCATTGCATTGCATTGtctgtacgcacacacacacacacacacacacacacacgtcaggaGACAACGGCAGCTGTAGGGTACAGACACATAAGAGGACTAAATACACTCAACATACATTACTCATCATAAACCAATAGCAGCAAACGTGTTTAGTAGTTATCCCAGTGAGTTACAGAGGGTCCCTGTTAGGGTACGTAGGCAGCCAGGCCTTTCACCTCCCCAagcaaagtgtgtgtgtatgtgtttgctgTACATTGGGTTTTACCCTCCAGCTGACacacagtggtgttctctctgttGCCTTCCTTCCTCCTCAGTCTTTATAGTTGAGTTAAACACCTCTAAAGGGACACTAAAGGGACACTATGTTTAGTGTGTCTCCTCACTGCTCTCCCCATCAGTCAGACAGATAAGATACAAACAGTTCTATTGTATTCCTCCCCCTTGTTCAGTTCAGTCCAGTTCACATTCATGGGAAGACATAGGGTgtcccccaaatggcacccttattccctatatagtgcactaggtaCAACCAGGCCTATGTGCCGTGGTCAGAAGTAGTTGACAAcaaaggggaatagggtgccatttgtgacacaaaCAGACAGTGCTTAGTGACAGTGAGACATCAGACCCATTCTTCAAGTAGTTCTCGGAGTTAGACCTCGTACCGTCCACAGTCGGGATCATAGGGCCAGGCTACACACTGGGGGCCACGCTAGTCCCCTTCAGGACCCCTACCCCCATCTACCCCCACCCTGCCTTATGTCCTGGGGCTGGGCTGGGGTTAGTGAGTCAGGgccaggggtcagggttagaggagaCTGACCAGTGTGttgtgagatggagagaaacatGGAGCCACAAGACAAGACACAGACCTCCACGTCACATCTGGTGTGATTTTCTCTTTTTAGAGTGAAGGAATGAATCATTCCACGGGGAACACACCCCGACACCCCTTCTCACAACCAGTCTGGCTCTAGAGCATACTCAGTAGTGCCCCTGCCCCGTCCCAGTTAGTACACTTGGTAGTACACTCCATAGTGTCTATGGTGTCCTAGTAGCTGTACTTGTTGACCACCCTCATCTGAGGAGTCTGTGGGGTGAAGGCGTTGGGTTTAGGGGGGACGTCAGGCTTTAGGGACGGGGTTCGTTTAAGCCCCTGGCGGGGGAGCGAGCCGTGCCCACTGTAGCTGCTCTGGCGGGAcagggagggggggtgggggtgttgATGGGGGGAGTGAAGCCCCCTCTGGGAGTCCagtctggagggaggggtggggggcatgTACCCCCCTCTGTTCATACTGTGTTGGTGGGACAACGACACCCCCATACTGACCCCGTTGGGAGAGGTGGCGGTGAGGGGAGTGTCTGTGAGAAGAGATCCTGTGATGAGAGCCGTACCTCCTCTCCAGGGTGCCGCTCATGCTTCCTCCCATACCCAGGCTGCCTGTGGGGGAGCTAGGGGTGGAGGGCAGTGGGACGTCTACCCTCTTGGTGGGGCTGTGCCTGGgcagggatgaggaggaggaggggagtaaaGAGAGGCCTCTCGGCTGGGGACCTTGGGGGAACCTCAGTGATGTCCCCTAGAGGCTCCAGCATCAGGTGTTGTCTGCTGGGTCGGGCGCTGAGCCGGCCCCTCTTGGAGGATAGCCTTGGAGCTAGCATTAGCCGTGTTAGCATCGTTCAGGTGCTTCAGCAGGTCGTTCAGTGTGTTCCTGGCATCCAGCGACCTCTTCTGCTCTTTCCTGCTTCCTTTAGAATGAGGGGGCGTGGCCTGCAGGTGTTCCATGTTCTCTGGCTTCCTGTCCAGGGTGCGCGGCGGCGTGACGTCGTCGGTCGGGTTTCCATGGTAACCACTGCGGTATTCGTGCGTGGCGTTGGGAAGGACGACGGCGCTGGGGATGTGGGAGTGTCCCAGCGCAGGGTGGGGGTGGGgctgggggtgaggagggggggaACTGGGGTGGAACTGGGGACTCTTGgcaatggaggaggaggtagagttgGAGTTCTTCCTGGATCCGTTGATCTTCCCGTGGTGATTGGCTCGCTCCCATTGGTTCCTGATTGGCTGCAGGCCTTTCTGCTGCAGCACAGGGGTAGACTCGGGGGTGGGCAGGGCGGCCAGCTCCGGGGGCTGACAGCCGTCCCGGAGGATCATGGTCTTGGTGTCTCCGTTAGGCGTCAGGTCCTTACCACTGCTCAGTAAGTTGGTGTACAGCTTGGGACAGTCCAGACTTGGCTGGTACTCCTGGAGACAAGACAGGACAGAAGAGAGGGCTTTGTTAATTTGGTCCagccaacacatactgtacatacatacatacacacacacacacacacacacacacacacacacacacacacacacacacacacacacatacatacatacatacatacatacatacatacatacgtacacacacacacagtgccttcagaaagtatccagaccccttgactttttcaacattttgttacattacagccttattataaaatggattaactaaaaataaatcctcagcaatctacacacaataccccaaaaatgtctgcagcattgacggtccccaagaacacagaggcctccatcattcttaaatggaagaagtttggaaccaccaagactcttcctaaagctggccacgtggccaaactgagcaatcgggggagaagggccttggtcaaggaggtaaccaagaacccaatggtcactctgacagagctctagagttcctctgtggagatgggagaaccttccagaaggacaaccatctctgtagcactccacttaccatcaggcctttatggtagagtcgccagatggaagccactgctcagtaaaaggcacatgacagcccacttggagtttccgaaggcactgtaaatgtgaATTACAGGGGAGCCAGGGGGGGGCTCAGCTCCCCTGAATAAAACAAAAGTCCAACTTTTGGGAGGGGGGGGgtctaaataataatataatataatatataatataataatataataataataataaataatgctAAATAAATAATGCTAATTTAACTATTCTCCTATTTGTTTAAAAGCAGTGGTAAATATGAAAATAAATGTTTATAAATTAATCGAACACCCCCACCTTTCTGTCATGGTTTCTGTCACCATTGATTTCTATGAGGCTGCACAAACCGTCTCCCTGTCCACAGCACTGTCCACTCACTAGTGCTGAATTTCAGCCTCAGCTGAGCTCCTTTAAACACAGGTTTTTCTTTGCACTTGCTCATTTTTCTTTGCACTTGCTTAAAAATAGCCTTTAATTCCAATGCATTACATTTATCCGTTCATTCATAATTGTTTGCTTTTGTCAGTCAGCTGTTCAGAGCGCTCATTGCTTTGTTTCTCAGGCGGGCGCGGGTATCGCTGTTCTCTGTGCCGTCCGCGACCAGAAGTAGACCATTTATTTAGCTTTATTATTTTCAATCAATATCAGTTTTCTTGCCTGGATCAGCTGATGATTGTctccaatatcactagacaaccagCCTACAGCTAAATAGCAATGTGCAACCATTCCATCCAACGGTTATTAAAACGTCATGCCAAAGTAAACCTACGccaaacacagcccttatttgaagtgtttctaaaatcctctatgggaaaaatgtatggtggaaaaacgattggagggtattatgactcatactgtggtactctataggCCTACACATTGTAGCCTAGTCTAGTAAATTGACCATGTGTGTCAGGGTAACCACCCATTTTCCCCAGGACAGTTTCAGACCCATTTCAGTTGTCTCTACTTTTCAAGGAACAAAACATTTAAATTTGTCAGCAAGAAGCAGCAATTAATTTGGCCTAATCAATGGTATTCGCCGAATGTCAGTAGGCACACTTTTTGGTGTTTCGTAAACAGATCTCCAGTGATCAGAATACATGCAGATGTCTATTTCCAGTGATCAGAGTACATGCAGATGTCTATTTCCAGTGATCAGAGTACATGCAGATGTCTATTTCCAGTGATCAGAGTACATGCAGATGTCTATTTCCAGTGATCAGAGTACATGCAGATGTCTATTTCCAGTGATCAGAGTACATGCAGATGTCTATTTCCAGTGATCAGAGTACATGCAGATGTCTATTTCCAGTGATCAGAGTACATGCAGAGGTCTATTTCCAGTGATCAGAGTACATGCAGAGGTCTATTTCCAGTGATCAGAGTACATGCAGATGTCTATTTCCAGTGATCAGAGTACATGCAGATGTCTATTTCCAGTGATCAGAGTACATGCAGATGTCTATTTCCAGTGATCAGAGTACATGCAGATGTCTATTTCCAGTGATCAGAGTACATGCAGATGTCTATTTCCAGTGATCAGAGTACATGCAGATGTCTATTTCCAGTGATCAGAGTACATGCAGATGTCTATTTCCAGTGATCAGAGTACATGCAGATGTCTATTTCCAGTGATCAGAGTACATGCAGATGTCTATTTCCCCCGCcccccaaaataaaataaattgtggACGCCGCACCCTGAATGTCACGGTATAATTCGCACTCtggttctatctatctatctacataAGATGCAACGACAATGTCAGTCTGTAACACTCAGTTACTGAATAATGTGTTGACTCATAAATTGCACTCTGTATTCAGGGCTCCAGGTTACCTTGACAGGACTGTCGAAGAGCCCGTTGAGCTTAGCGAAGGATCCGGTGGAGTCGCTGCAGGAGGGGGCTGACTCTGCATCTTTGTGGGCGTGCCGGGGCTTGTGGCGGAGGAAGGAGTCTCTGTAGCAGAACACCACCAGGCCGGCCACTAGCGCCCCCAGGAGGAAGGCAGCCAACACACAGCTGATCAGGATATTCATGTGGACCATCTGATTGGCTTCTCCCGCCTGGATCTCCCACACACCTGAAGTCACACACCCCATTGGTTAACgaacaccctgacacacacaatcacagccaatcacagtttTACACTACACCTCTATATCAGGTGTGTTTGTAGACACTCAGTCATGCATGGTTTCTCTGCTTTTCCCCTTAAAGGTATTCTGTCTGCTATCCAACAGGGATTTTATCGTTGCCAAAACCATTCAGATTGGCTTCCACTCTCGTCATTCTTAATTGTAAATACATGGTGAAAATGGTTAGGATCCCACAACCACTCCGGTGATGTAAGCCAATCTAGAAGAAGTAGTTTTATGTTAGTTTGAACAGGAAGAATTGAAGTGTTGCTTTTTCCCTACCAAGTGTCAAACGTTTGTCCTGATAGAAATAGGGTTAGTGCATTCCTAACCAGGGTTAGTGCATTCCTAACCAGGGTTAGTGTATTCCTAACCAGAACAGAGAAAGACTTGTTCTCACAAAATCAGAAAGACAATGAACCATTGACTCCCCAGCGTTGTCAAAGGGAAGAGGTTGTAGTTTGTTCTCGACATGGTGAGGCTGTTCTGTTTCTAGACTGCAGCTTGGTTAGTAACCACAGACATGGACGAGTTAAACATTCacagagcaggagagagacagagagaggtcctGGAGCCGGAGGGGTTAATGGACAGGCCTGGGACGTGCTCTAACGCTCCTAGGGTTACAAAACTCCCAGGGTTAACCCTTTACACCCGGGAACAGGGTTAACCCTTCAACTGTAACAGCCAGGGTTATAGGGTCTactggcagagagagaaacaagggaAAAATAAAGAGTCTGAAGAAAGAATATAGAAGTGCAGATGGTTTGAAGATAAGATTTGAAAGAATTGTTTAAAAAAGGGAGAAAAtacattttcaccatgtagaaaATCATTATAATCATGacaataaatcaataaataaatcaaaatacatGAAGTTGGATGAAATATAAATCATAACAAAATCTGAAAAATGTAATCTGCTATATCAATTGATGGTAATCCCAAATACCTGCccctgagtgtgtatgtgtgtgtgtgtgtgtgtgtgtgtgtgtgtgtgtgtgtgtgtgtgtgtgtgtgtgtgtgtgtgtgtgtgtgtgtgtgtgtgtgtgtgtgtgtgtgtgtgtgtgtgtgtgtgtgtgtgtgtgtgtgtgtgtgtgtgtgtgtaggtgtgtgtgtgtatgtgtgtgtgtgtgtatgcgtgtgtgtgtgtatgcgtgtgtgcgtgtgtggggtgcgtgtgcgtgcatgtgtgtgtgtgtgtgtgtgtgtgtgtgtgtgtgtgtgtgtgtgtgtgtgtgtgtgtgtgtgtgtgtgtgtgtgtgtgtgtgtgtgtgtaccagtcaaaaatgtacacacctactaattcaagggtttttcttgtaGAGGGTTTTTCTGGGGTTTTCTGATtggctacaatgtagaaaatagtaaaaataaagaaaaacccttgaatgagtaggtgtgtctggacttttgactggtactgtgtgtgtgtgtcaggtactggtactgtgtgtgtgtgtcaggtactggtactgtgtgtgtgtgtcaggtactggtactgtgtgtgtgtgtgtcaggtactggtactgtgtgtgtgtgtcaggtactggtactgtgtgtactgtgtgtgactgtcagGGCTCCATACAGTGTGGTGgcagcagttctctctctccctgctaggCCTTACCCTCTAGGCCCCCTGGGAGTGACTCTAGTGAATGGGAGGTGGCCGGGTCATCCTGCTGCACAAACCCTGAGCCATACAGGTCTGGAAAACCAGCCCCAGGCCCTTCCCCAGGACCAAACCCAGGATGGGGGCTCAGGGTGGGGGTGAGTACTGGGGGTACTGGGGGGTGTATGGGCCCACTGGGCTGGTCTGTGAATGACGTAGATGACAACTCCATGTCTGTGGTGACAAACAAACTGTTAACACGGTGTGTAGACATGAGGCCAGCAGGCTGTTAGCTTACATCCTGGTTAGTAGGCATGGATTGGTATGTGTACGCACATGTGGGTTAGTATACATAACATAATAGCTTTTATGTTTTATGATAATGCTGTTTGAAAAAATCATACATTTTCTGATTCAAGAGCTATTTTATTTATCATTACCAGTCATAGAAATACAGTTGTAAGATTCATTTTGTTGAGACAGGATACAGTTTCAAAGGGGAAAAGGGTGAGAGTTGTCTGAGGAAGGTCTTTGGTACACAGCAGCGATGATTTCATAGCAGTGATGACGTCAGAGGAGGGAGGGGCGCCGAGTGAGCATGCAGGAAGTAAAGAGGAAGTGCGTGAGGAAGATGAAGTGAGGAAATGAGTCCGTGTGGAGATGGAGATTTCTGACGAGACCCGGTGATGATGTTTGTTGAGATGATGAAGAAGATAAAAAGGTGTTGAAGAAGAGGAGGTTTGTTAAATAAGATGAAGAGTGAGCAGCGttgaaggaaggatggaaggagagaggggttcGGAGTTCAAGGAAAGAAAGAAACCAGCTGAATAAAAGATCCAACTAACCAGAGGTCGGGTCACCAAATGATTTGTAATCTGTCGCTGATGTAGTGGCCAAAAACACTAAAACAATTAAAGGAACAAGAAATCAGTATAAAGGAACCCAAAAGTAAAGTCCCAAAACAAAAAAAAGCCCCGATAACGAAGAGTGTAGTTCTTTTGAATCAAATGATAAAATGCTAAAGGACAGGTTGTCTGAGTAGGCCTATTGCTCCAAGTCTTGTCTGTCTCTAGAGGAGAGACAGCTATGCATGGCCTCTATCCCCTGTTCTAGTTCTATGGTTCGGCCTGGTGTGTCTCCTATAGCAACACTGTCTTAGTACTGCTACTGGTAGAGCACGTCTATGTTTCTCCCCTCCAAGTAGGCAGCATTAGTTACAGGTGGCCtggctgtgtacagtatgtggatCTACGGTGGATGTGTATGTTAATACTGAACATAGAACCATGTAGGGAGGGTTACTGATTGGTGTGTTGGTATGGTGTGGTTACTGGTGTTACTGGTAGTGTGTTACTGGTTGGTTGTGCAGACTGATGGTGTGTGGtagcaagagagagtgagaaagagatggGTTGGTATGAATGGGAGGGGCTCACCATGGCAGTCTCCCAGCTGAACCGTATTCCCAAACTCTACATCCTGCTCATAACCAGAcctgaaagagagaggcagaggggagaagATTAGAGCCGAGAACCAAACCTCTCTAACCAACATTTCCTTCCTTTATTCAAGTTTTTCCTGAACTCTGTAGTATGTACCCTAGCTTAGTACTGTGGTAGTGTTGTAATATTTAATACGCACAGGGCTCTAAATTTACATTTTTCATTGGTAGCACTGGTCCTCCCGCCTTTAAAAAGGTTAGGAGAACCAGAAAATCTGATTTTTGAAATGGATTGAGATGTAGCCTATATGAAGTCTAGCTGCTCTACAGCCCATGTTGTGCCCTAAAAACTCATATGGAACCCTGTAAATACATGTGTTTATTATAAAAACCTAAAATGTTGATACAGATACCTGTCATTGAAATGAAAAAGTAATTTTGGGGAATATAAGGTTTCTACTTTATGTAAAAGCACTATTTTCCTATTGAGATGCATTACATCGAAAATTGTTCACTGTCTCTTTAAGAGCATTTGTGATGATGTCATGCAGGACATCTCtcattcaaatcaaatacaattttattggtcatgtacgcatatttagcagatgttattgcgggtgtagcgaaatgcttgtaccaTTCATTGTTCCATTCATTCATTGATCTCCTGAAGAAGCTATTCCCTTTCTTTCTGTGCCTCCAAATGTTTGGATATACTGGTAAAGTTACCAGgtcgtttgctagctagctaacaaaatgAGCTAAAACAAACAGTTTTGACTGAACAAGAGCTAACAAACATGACTAACAACaaatgctaaatggcatatatcaaaTGCGGCCCGCAAATAGTTTTAGAAAGGCCCGTGTTTTGAATGTAAAATGTGGCAATAGTTTTAGAAAGGCCCGTGACATGTTATGAATGTAAAATGTGTCCTGCCAATAGTTTTAGAAAGGCCCGTGACATGTTATGAATGTAAAATGTGTCCTGCCAATAGTTTTAGAAAGGCCCGTGACATGTTATGAATGTAAAATGTGTCCTGCCAATAGTTTTAGAAAGGCCCGTGACATGTTATGAATGTAAAATGTGTCCTGCCAATAGTTTTAGAAAGGCCCGTGACATGTTATGAATGTAAAATGTGTCCTGCCAATCAGTGACCGGAAGAGATAAATGTTGCTCCAGTAATATGAGTCAGATCTTTTGAAATGTTTGGGCTAAAAACAAGCAGTTTCCACTGGATTAATGGTGCAATCATGGTGCTAACGAATCTGCGCTCGGGAAACAACGTTACAACGAAGCCTTATCATTACAAACATtattattaaaaataaagaaaaacaaatATTTAGATTTTTTGGGGTTACACTGGTGCTCCCAAATGAAAAACTCCAGgtcgcacagcaaaatattttgttGCATATGAGATCAAATTGATCGCACTTTAGGGCCCTGAGTATGCATACTATTTAGTATTGTAATACTTGGTACTCACAGAACTCCAGGCAGGATCCTCTCACAGGCTCCATGAGGCATCCAGCCACAGTAGGGGTCCCTGGACGCTATACAAGACCTAGGGGAGAAACACAACACAGGGTTAACATATATCTGTAAATATACAGTTCACCATACAGGGTTAAATAGACAGCACCAGTTAACCTCTGTCTGGCTGTATATTAACCAGTGTGCTTCAGGTACTCAGTGTTTATGACATGTAGATAGAGAAAAACACATCAATAAACACACAAACCTGTGACCAGGTACAGCAGAAAGTAACCTTGGTGTGGAGTGTGTGCATGTTTCTGAAtgcgcgtgtctgtgtgtgtgtgtgtctgtatgcgtcTGTGTCTGACTCACTTGTGGCAGTTAGTGTGTCGCTCACAGCGGCTGAGAGGCATGCGAACCACACAGCTAGAGAAAGCTACAtacacactgtgtgtgtctctgtcaacatggAGCGACAAAATATGCCTGTCATCCTCACTGTTAGACAGACACCTGGGAGAcagaagaaaagagagggaagagatgggttgggagaggagagggagtaggggagagagagaaagggagggtgggtggtggagggggagacagaggagaatcagaaATCAGATTACAGGTTACTTGATCGGTTGTTTATCAGAAAGGCCTGTCTACGGTTTCACTCTCCAGATGTAATCACAGTGGCACTGTTTAGCCCTGATACCCTTACTGacaagagagaacgagagacagagagagagagagagagagagagagacagaagaagaaagaggagagcgagagagagagagagagacagaagaagaaagaggagagcgagagagagagagagagacagaagaagaaagaggagagcgagagagacagaagaagaaagaggagagcgagagactgaggaagagagagggagagacagacggtGTGAGACACAGCGTGAAAGAGAAAAACACAGAGTGAGAGATGAGACCAAAAaagagaaagacagtgagagacaagagactaagacagagacgcaaagggagtaagagagagagacagtgagagacgtGTAGTGAGTGTTCCGTACTTGGCTCTGTTGAACAGGTCAATCTCCTCCAATAGGATGCTGTCGTTTAGGGACAGAGGGGAAGTCTTGGCTAGAACCTTCAGCACCACGCCCGCCTCTGAACCAATGAACAGCACCGTGTAGTTACCATGTGGACCAGCCGCGTTGTCCACCGCCAGGGCTGTCAGCCTGTACCTAGAGACAAGGACAAGACAGGAGGACAGTCAGACTTCAGTAGGAATTATCAAGCCAGTATTTAAAGGCCATCCGTGCGATCTACAAATGAGCATTTTGATTGAGTTTTTTGTTGATTGTTACCCGGGAATTTAGATCCCACAAGCAACTCTtgcgatgtgtgtgtgtttgtctgtgtgtgcttACCTGACGCGTGTCTTGGTGAACCAGGGCTCGTCTCCTATGTTAGGCACGGAGGAGTCCATGAGGGGGTGAGACTTGATGAAGAGGAGGGTCTCATCAGGGAACTCTATAGAGGTCTTATAGGACTCAGCCTGGCCGTGACCCGCACAGCAGCCTGGCCTGGAGTCATAGGGGTCAGAGAGGGGTCAAAGGTCAACACGGGTCACACATGAGCCCAGCTACCATCACCCTGTAGGGACTAATAATGTTGACTATTGAATTGAactgaggagaggggttagggtatGAGAGAGGAGCAGATGCCTGTCAGGACAACAAAGAGACGTGCTGCTGTATCACCGTAAACATAAAGTCATAACAGAGGATTAGAATGTTCATTATTTACCACCATAATGAGCAGCTCTGTGGACTTCGTGTGGGAGAGAGCTGAGCTACGCGTCTAAATATCAGATTAATTATTTACTgctaataatgtgtgtgtgtgtgtgtgtgtgtgtgtgtgtacatgcgtgtggtCATAGACCATGTCTCTCTACTGTAGGTATAGTACCTGGGCTTGGGTCGGGGTTAGAGAcgaacatactgtaggtatagtACCTGGGCTTGGGTCATGGTTAGAGactgacatactgtaggtatagtACCTGGGcttgggtcagggttagagactgacatactgtaggtatagtACCTGGGAGTGGATCAGGGTTAGAGactgacatactgtaggtatagtACCTGGGtttgggtcagggttagagactgacatactgtaggtatagtACCTGGGcttgggtcagggttagagactgacatactgtaggtatagtTCCTGGGCTTGGGTCATGGTTAGAGactgacatactgtaggtatagtACCTGGGcttgggtcagggttagagacttacatactgtaggtatagtACCTGGGtttgggtcagggttagagactgacatactgtaggtatagtTCCTGGGcttgggtcagggttagagactgacatactgtaggtatagtACCTGGGcttgggtcagggttagagacttacatactgtaggtatagtACCTGGGcttgggtcagggttagagactgacatactgtaggtatagtACCTGGGcttgggtcagggttagagactgacatactgtaggtatagtACCTGGGAGTGGATAGGGTTAGAGactgacatactgtaggtatagtACCTGGGtttgggtcagggttagagactgacatactgtaggtatagtACCTGGGCTTGGGTCATGGTTAGAGactgacatactgtaggtatagtACCTGGGcttgggtcagggttagagactgacatactgtaggtatagtACCTGGGcttgggtcagggttagagactgacatactgtaggtatagtTCCTGGGCTTGGGTCATGGTTAGAGactgacatactgtaggtatagtACCTGGGCTTGGGTCATGGTTAGAGActtacatactgtaggtatagtACCTGGGtttgggtcagggttagagactgacatactgtaggtatagtTCCTGGGcttgggtcagggttagagactgacatactgtaggtatagtACCTGGGAGTGGATCAGGGTTAGAGACTGACATACTGTAGGTGTAGTACCTGGGtttgggtcagggttagagacttacatactgtaggt
It encodes:
- the LOC118376179 gene encoding LOW QUALITY PROTEIN: semaphorin-6D (The sequence of the model RefSeq protein was modified relative to this genomic sequence to represent the inferred CDS: inserted 3 bases in 2 codons; deleted 5 bases in 3 codons); translated protein: MVWRAGLLLSILLATATHTMSASFPEDSIPLDAVDAHFSRQYPVFRGRPSGNESQHRLDFQLMTKIQDTLFIAGRDQVYLVSLRESYRNEIIPYRKLTWRSGEADRKNCAMKGKHRDECHNYIKVLVPRNDDLVFICGTNGFNPMCRYYRLDNLEFDGEEISGLARCPFDAKQTNVALFADGKLYSATVADFLASDAVIYRSMGDGSALRTIKYDSKWLKEPHFLHAVDYGNYVYFFYREIAAEHNNLGKAVYSRVARICKNDVGGSQRVLEKHWTSFVKARLNCSVPGESFFYFDVLQSITDIININGVPSVVGVFTTQMNSIPGSAVCGMYLFSMDDIETVFRGPFKEQKTPDSVWTAFPEERLPKPRPGCCAGHGQAESYKTSIEFPDETLLFIKSHPLMDSSVPNIGDEPWFTKTRVRYRLTALAVDNAAGPHGNYTVLFIGSEAGVVLKVLAKTSPLSLNDSILLEEIDLFNRAKCLSNSEDDRHILSLHVDRDTHSVYVAFSSCVVRMPLSRCERHTNCHKSCIASRDPYCGWMPHGACERILPGVLSGYEQDVEFGNTVQLGDCHVFLATTSATDYKSFGDPTSDMELSSTSFTDQPSGPIHPPVPPVLTPTLSPHPGFGPGEGPGAGFPDLYGSGFVQQDDPATSHSLESLPGGLEGVWEIQAGEANQMVHMNILISCVLAAFLLGALVAGLVVFCYRDSFLRHKPRHAHKDAESAPSCSDSTGSFAKLNGLFDSPVKEYQPSLDCPKLYTNLLSSGKDLTPNGDTKTMILRDGCQPPELAALPTPESTPVLQQKGLQPIRNQWERANHHGKINGSRKNSNSTSSSIAKSPQFHPSSPPPHPQPHPHPALGHSHIPSAVVLPNATHEYRSGYHGNPTDDVTPPRTLDRKPENMEHLQATPPHSKGSRKEQKRSLDARNTLNDLLKHLNDANTANASSKAILQEGPAQARPSRQHLMLEPLGDITEVPPXVPSREASLYSPPPSSLPRHSPTKRVDVPLPSTPSSPTGSLGMGGSMSGTLERRYGSHHRISSHRHXPLTATSPNGVSMGVSLSHQHSMNRGGYMPPTPPSRLDSQRGLHSPHQHPHPPSLSRQSSYSGHGSLPRQGLKRTPSLKPDVPPKPNAFTPQTPQMRVVNKYSY